The Bradyrhizobium ottawaense genome window below encodes:
- a CDS encoding chemotaxis protein, translating to MIRPLLCAAVLLLPFTAANALAQSARQPGEPYELVRALQAVQDSIANGDTAAHGSHVALIRQIGEKFLAADPGVWSNAQNSQAAVIYLLSGGAPQIVRKLPRDKMNVDERLFNGALAYVEGRQEEARELLKDVKPRTLSSGLGGQVALVQGALFARSEASLAIERLDDARLLLPGTLVEEAALRREILLVGQAEDFDKFEFLALAYIRHYRNSIYAGDFWQRFSSGLTQSSLALDDRRFARIAALLEQIDRASRLKLYLVIARAAMVRGQMAVTRLAGERALTLSADASADRERAHFFRGAARALTDEYDGGLAELKALDRSKLPERDVPLLNATVQLALDVRKPFPGGSAAAADKPPATPARLDLASSTVTLARAQKQLGELELLTRDRRP from the coding sequence TTGATCAGGCCGCTCCTCTGCGCCGCCGTGCTGCTCCTGCCGTTCACGGCAGCGAACGCGCTCGCACAATCCGCGCGCCAGCCGGGCGAGCCCTATGAGCTCGTCCGCGCGTTGCAGGCCGTGCAGGACAGCATCGCCAACGGTGACACCGCCGCGCATGGCAGTCACGTCGCGCTGATCCGGCAGATCGGAGAGAAGTTCCTCGCCGCCGATCCGGGCGTGTGGAGCAATGCGCAGAACAGCCAGGCTGCGGTCATCTACCTGCTCAGCGGCGGCGCGCCGCAGATCGTCCGCAAGCTGCCGCGCGACAAGATGAACGTCGACGAGCGGCTGTTCAACGGCGCGCTCGCCTATGTCGAGGGCCGTCAGGAGGAAGCGCGGGAGTTGCTCAAGGACGTCAAGCCGCGGACGCTGTCCTCCGGCCTCGGCGGACAGGTCGCGCTTGTCCAGGGCGCGTTGTTTGCGCGCTCCGAGGCATCGCTCGCGATCGAGCGTCTGGACGACGCGCGCCTGCTCCTGCCCGGTACGCTGGTGGAGGAGGCGGCGTTGCGGCGCGAGATCCTGCTGGTGGGGCAGGCGGAGGATTTCGACAAGTTCGAGTTCCTGGCGCTGGCCTATATCCGCCACTACCGCAACTCGATCTATGCCGGCGATTTCTGGCAGCGCTTCTCCTCGGGCCTGACGCAATCGAGTCTGGCGCTCGACGATCGCCGCTTCGCGCGGATCGCAGCGCTGCTCGAGCAGATCGATCGCGCGAGCCGCCTCAAGCTCTATCTCGTGATCGCGCGCGCGGCGATGGTGCGCGGGCAGATGGCTGTGACGCGGCTTGCCGGCGAGCGGGCGCTGACGCTCAGCGCCGACGCCTCGGCGGATCGCGAGCGGGCGCATTTCTTCCGCGGCGCCGCGCGGGCGCTCACCGACGAGTATGATGGCGGTCTGGCCGAGCTGAAGGCACTCGACCGGTCGAAGCTGCCCGAGCGCGACGTGCCCCTTCTGAATGCCACGGTGCAGCTCGCGCTCGATGTTCGCAAGCCGTTTCCGGGCGGATCCGCCGCTGCTGCCGACAAGCCTCCGGCAACGCCGGCACGTCTCGATCTGGCGTCATCGACCGTGACTCTCGCGCGCGCGCAGAAGCAGCTCGGCGAGCTCGAACTCCTTACCAGGGACCGCCGCCCATGA